A stretch of DNA from Tigriopus californicus strain San Diego chromosome 8, Tcal_SD_v2.1, whole genome shotgun sequence:
NNNNNNNNNNNNNNNNNNGTTTGATGGCTGAAAAGTGTCAAAACTCAGACTAATGTCAAACTAGACTTGTGCAAGGAGTCCAATCATCACCGGGGGGGAGGTCGTTCTTGACTCGTGTGGTTATTACTGGATCATTTTTGATCTTGACAACAATCGATcatccaaaatcaagacaaCTGACTGAAACGACAATTCAAGAATTTATAACGTCGTTATTTTCTCCTTTGGGAGGCAGAGAATTCACACAGCGAAATCCTACACTTCAATGagtcattgtttcaaaccgatcaatatcaaatatcattcGAGAACTCTCAAAAGCGGACTCAGAACTGGCTCTTCGGAGAAACAATGAACAACTTACTAGTGTTGGTTTATATGAGTCCTTTTCTAGCGCCAATTCATGGCGTTCCTTCACTGTTGAAAGTCCAATCAATCAGCCAAGATTCAGATAATTGTGCCCAAAAATGTCAATCCACCGTGAGCACCCAATCATGCTCAGAGCTGGTTCTTCACGAAAAATCGAGTTGTCCCATTTGCTACAGGTAAACGAGAGGAGTTACCCAAAACCCATTCTTGTACATAAGACAACTCGTTCAATCCGTCTCTTTCAGATTTTTTGAATGCAATTCAACCTCGTGCTCAAGAGCCTTTTCTAGAAACGAATATCTTCGGATTTGTAAATCAGCAGTAAATATGAAAACATGAGACACATCTCATGCCAAAtgcaatatttaaaaaaaatatttttattttaggaACATCATATCagatcaaaaagaagaatttcAGTGCATACACGCCATCGACGCCCTTGCCACGTTCAATCCCTGGCCCAGAGTCAATCCAATGGCGTGTCCTCGTGTCAAGCCGATGGGATCCCGTGTTCCCAGCATCCGTGTTGTCGAGAGGTGGGACAGGGAACTTGGCAATGTGGAGACACGAGTGCGGCCAGTACGAATCGAATGATGGGAAGAGAATATTGGGAGGATTTTAGCAAGTCTATGAACCGCATGATGTCGAGCATTTTCAATGGGTAAATGGAGGAAGAAATCGCTTGAGGTGGTCTTCCACGTCTCAACAGGCGTTGTGAATATTCAAGTAGTTCTCTCCACATCGTCGCCACATAAATTAGTGAATTGCATCCTCATTACCAAGCTCATACGTCATAAAACCGTAAAATCAAGAATCGGTGGTAGTGGCTGGTTTGCTTGAATTATGTCTATGATCAGGGAAAACGACATGAAAGTGCGATTGAAGCGGAGGAAATGGTTGGAGGTTGTCAATGTGCATGCGCGAAATTTtatacatactcgtacatgtaGATATGTATAGTAGAAATGTATGGTGGGAGTGGAGCTCAAACGCCTTTGTTCTTGGtagtttcatttgaatttccGAGCTCTTCCATCATTTCCCAACAAGCCAGAGGTTTGAAGGTTTTCAAGCATgctaatcatcatcattcccaACACCCTGCtaggatgatgatgagctaCCAAATGTAAATCCATCAAGAAATATGATGAATGGCCAAGAACGAGCCCAGCTCTGCTGGCCGGCTCGAACTTTTTGATGCAGAAACACGAGACGAAGGAAGTTGGGGAAACTGCCGATTCAACCTCAACTGAGAATGGATGTCggtaaaaagaaagaatcagGACTCGGAGACGGAACCTGGTTATCATTGGGAAACTGCCTTGATTATCGTGATTATTAGGATTGTATTTGTCTAATACTCAGTTTAGGCAGGAAGAGGGAACGCGGTCGTCACTCCCgccatcattatcatcaccatcaccatgaTGATCCGCAGAGCAGCGGTTAATGCCGGCtctaaattgattttaaattgGGGTGAGATCGGCCCCAACCGACACTTGAGCGGGCATGTACGCTGCGTAAATCATCGTTATTTGATTTAGACTTGGCGCTGGGCTCGTTGCTCGCCGTTAGCCCGCTTACTTATTACTTATGAGCGAGTCTGTGGACGCCAGGTTTAGGTGGGCCATGCTGTCGTCGTCCGGGAGGTGGTGTTCAACACGCCCAGCTCCTTCCTCAGATCCGCCCTCTTTTGTCTCCCTGGGCATTAATTATGTCGAAACCTTCCAtcatgatggatggatggatggaaaacAAGCATGTTTCTTCCTCTGTTTACTATTCATAATTTGACGATTGTTTGCCGAAGTGGAGCTGCAGTTGGCATTCCTCAAAGTCAAATTAGAGACCTCCAAGGTTCAGCCAAATGGATCGGTCCCTCAATTACAAGCACTACAAGCACAGTTACAATCCCGTGGAGTGGCGTCGTGTACCTTTCAACCAACCCACATCAATCTAATTCCGTCACAAAAGAGTAACAGAGAGCGCCAACGG
This window harbors:
- the LOC131885306 gene encoding uncharacterized protein LOC131885306 → MNNLLVLVYMSPFLAPIHGVPSLLKVQSISQDSDNCAQKCQSTVSTQSCSELVLHEKSSCPICYRFFECNSTSCSRAFSRNEYLRICKSAEHHIRSKRRISVHTRHRRPCHVQSLAQSQSNGVSSCQADGIPCSQHPCCREVGQGTWQCGDTSAASTNRMMGREYWEDFSKSMNRMMSSIFNG